The following coding sequences are from one Dermacentor andersoni chromosome 5, qqDerAnde1_hic_scaffold, whole genome shotgun sequence window:
- the Ccdc56 gene encoding cytochrome c oxidase assembly factor 3, mitochondrial, giving the protein MSGDNVMPKIDVQKELSGSAQLNYMKIIEKENMERVRRLKRIRHRNLLTGFLLAGGVCGIFAYSVLAVKQESFLDNFEEPAPK; this is encoded by the exons ATGTCGGGAGACAACGTTATGCCCAAGATTGACGTTCAAAAGGAGCTGAGTGGGTCCGCGCAGCTCAACTATATGAAGATTATAGAAAAGGAGAACATGGAACGGGTGCGGAGGTTGAAACGTATTCGCCACAGGAACCTGCTGACGGGATTTCTCCTCGCCGGCGGAGTATGCGGAATAT TTGCATATTCGGTGCTCGCTGTCAAGCAGGAAAGCTTTCTAGACAACTTTGAAGAACCCGCTCCGAAGTAG
- the LOC140218498 gene encoding uncharacterized protein, giving the protein MNKNGTKLYKQGQLNGYTYCIRQIFEENTLGFSHGSGNATKLNNKCHGFATEEQNGKLGAPVPARLYTSPATLVDGSHVGGRKEQRRQRRAALSLPSEGKLRFADRLRALLKRENHQSPQPGAAPHDPYDFSEAPSSACVAAAAATLPQKIPISAPLVTGTPLPTVSEAQRTVENGSLGRQGNELSHNHRSIQPQAKLLPKEVPVHQTQQLQRVPVVSQPLSSVSFAKGTTVFGLAEVKPKVVAASSGGTAAVCSGGTGTSVPSGGTAKLSKTMNRLQAKIAQNRVLDKLKRAQQDTGGHVSSPSSHNHNHRVMVSSASSASSSLLSGAAFGHDRHEIAKSGVLVRPRERPGRDRRIKVVPVAVAPTAATTSLATTPAAALHNLRRFWNAERNSGTEEAQAAAAAAGGSGGSGGGGGVSGCGIHQLPGVGSQGGTDLGSSDSDSSEDEDGAGERAPSLWNWDLDCSDASTVRSVRSLRISRLRAELRKRYEVLCKRQAAARPALEKQDALVRHMARAAELCPDAAARLLMSDGATNSITRRVRWPCTQFLVQAGIQYCEGTTLALKLSLLRYF; this is encoded by the exons ATGAACAAAAATGG TACGAAATTATACAAACAGGGACAGTTGAATGGATACACGTACTGCATTCGGCAAATCTTCGAGGAAAACACACTTGGATTCTCCCACGGTAGCGGTAACGCCACGAAGCTCAACAACAAGTGTCACGGCTTCGCCACAGAAGAGCA GAATGGAAAACTAGGAGCCCCTGTGCCAGCCCGCCTGTACACTAGCCCGGCAACTCTGGTGGACGGGTCACACGTCGGAGGCCGCAAGGAGCAACGGCGGCAACGTCGGGCCGCCCTGTCGCTTCCTTCTGAAGGAAAGCTGCGCTTTGCCGACCGGCTGCGGGCCCTGCTCAAGCGCGAGAATCACCAGTCGCCCCAACCCGGGGCTGCTCCCCACGACCCGTATGACTTCTCTGAGGCCCCATCCTCTGCGTGTGTGGCGGCAGCGGCTGCCACATTGCCGCAGAAAATTCCCATCTCTGCCCCACTTGTCACTGGCACGCCCCTGCCCACCGTGTCCGAAGCGCAGCGGACAGTTGAAAATGGCAGCCTTGGACGGCAAGGAAATGAGCTGTCGCACAACCACAGGAGCATCCAGCCCCAGGCAAAGCTCCTGCCCAAGGAGGTCCCCGTCCACCAAACGCAGCAGCTCCAGCGGGTGCCCGTTGTCTCCCAGCCATTGTCATCTGTCTCCTTTGCCAAGGGAACCACCGTGTTTGGCTTGGCGGAAGTCAAGCCAAAGGTCGTTGCTGCCAGCAGTGGTGGCACGGCAGCTGTGTGCAGCGGTGGCACTGGGACCAGTGTCCCTTCTGGAGGCACGGCCAAGCTTTCGAAGACTATGAACAGGCTGCAGGCCAAAATAGCGCAAAATCGAGTGCTGGACAAGCTCAAGCGAGCACAGCAAGACACTGGCGGCCATGTGTCAAGCCCTTCTAGTCACAATCACAATCACCGGGTAATGGTGTCCTCTGCATCGTCAGCATCATCATCACTGCTCTCCGGAGCAGCCTTTGGGCATGACAGGCACGAAATTGCCAAGTCGGGTGTGTTGGTGCGGCCACGAGAGAGGCCCGGGCGGGACAGGCGCATCAAGGTGGTGCCTGTGGCTGTGGCCCCTACAGCTGCGACCACTTCGTTGGCCACCACTCCGGCTGCGGCTTTGCACAATCTGCGACGCTTCTGGAATGCGGAGAGAAATTCTGGGACTGAGGAGGCAcaagctgcagctgctgctgctggtggaaGTGGTggaagtggtggtggtggtggtgtcagTGGCTGTGGCATCCACCAGCTCCCTGGTGTGGGCTCCCAAGGAGGCACAG ATCTGGGCAGCTCGGATAGTGATTCGAGTGAGGATGAAGACGGTGCTGGTGAACGAGCACCTTCTTTATGGAACTGGGATCTTGATTGCAG CGATGCTTCCACGGTGCGGAGCGTGCGCTCACTTCGCATCAGCCGGCTGCGAGCAGAGCTGCGCAAGCGCTATGAGGTTCTGTGCAAGCGGCAAGCGGCAGCACGGCCTGCTCTGGAGAAGCAGGATGCCCTCGTACGGCACATGGCACGCGCGGCAGAACTCTGCCCTGATGCGGCTGCCCGGCTCCTCATGAGTGATGGTGCCACCAACAGCATAACAAGGCGAGTGCGCTGGCCCTGTACCCAATTCCTAGTGCAGGCAGGAATACAGTACTGCGAGGGCACAACGTTGGCATTAAAACTCTCTCTCTTGAGATATTTTTAG